The nucleotide window AAAGTCAGCGTCACCCATGTTAATGTTTTTTACTTTGGATACATCGGCGCCTTCGCCTTCCATAATGGATTGCATCACGGCTTCTTCCACTGGGGAACCCCAACCGCCATAGGTTTTACCTTCAAAATCTTTCGGCGATTTGATATTCCGATCCGCCGGAGCAGCGAACCCGGATGTATTATGCTGAATAACTGCTGCAATGGAGACGAGTGGGACACCCTGTGTGCGGGCTTGAGTTACACTCTCCTGATAGCTTACACCAAAAGGCACTTCATTCGATGCAACCATCGTATCTGCGCCACCGGCACCTGGTTGAACAATCTCAACATTCAAGCCTGCGGCCTTGTAAAAACCTTGATCCACGGCCGCATACAGGCCGGTATGATTCGTATTCGGTGTCCAGTCGAGCACCACTTTAATATCTTTCAGGGCGAAAGTGTCACCTTCGTTGCTGCTTTCCGTATTGGTGTTGCCGTTCTGTGCTGCCGGGGCAGCTTCTTTGCCGCCACATGCGGCTACCGTCACCAGTAGTACGCATAAGAGCAACAGTCCCATTGTTTTACGCCAATTCATGTTTGATTCTCTCCTTCGGTATGTCCGGCCGATTGGCACGGTGTACTCCTTGGCTTCATATCCAATCATCTTGCATAAATCGACAGATTTATACCAGTTGAGATCTGGATGACGTTATTTTTGAACGTAAGTAAAACGTCCATCGATGTCATTCAAGGAAGCCAGACCGCGTTTAGCGGCAGTTTTTCTTGCCATATCAGGAAGGTGATGCTTCCAAACTTATACTTCTGATAGTAACAAAAAAAGCGCCCCGTATTCCGGGACGCGTGCAGGCGTTAGAGAGGTGGCGTGCAGCCATAGGGCTGTGCCATTTC belongs to Paenibacillus sp. FSL H8-0079 and includes:
- a CDS encoding ABC transporter substrate-binding protein produces the protein MNWRKTMGLLLLCVLLVTVAACGGKEAAPAAQNGNTNTESSNEGDTFALKDIKVVLDWTPNTNHTGLYAAVDQGFYKAAGLNVEIVQPGAGGADTMVASNEVPFGVSYQESVTQARTQGVPLVSIAAVIQHNTSGFAAPADRNIKSPKDFEGKTYGGWGSPVEEAVMQSIMEGEGADVSKVKNINMGDADFFTAVKRDIDFAWIFYAWTGIEAELRGEPIDMLYVKDYSDALDYYTPVLVTNEQTIQNDPELVKAFLKATSEGYQYAIDHPEDAANILIKAVPDLDKELVLASQKWLSPKYTDDAPRWGEQKQEVWQNYTDWMFSKKLLDEQIDVSKAYTNEFLPQ